The genomic region CGGTCATGTGCCCATCCTCGCGGATGACCGGGCCATGGTTCCAATCCGGCCCCGATCCGGCCCCGATCCAGCCCTCACGGCCGCTTCCGGGTTCTCCGGCGCGACTCCTCGACGCCCGCCGTCCGGTCCCCGTCGGTCCTGCGCCCATGATCGGCGATGTTGCACTTGCACAACACACGCGGTATCCGGCTGGACAAGTAAGTGGCGCGTTAAGGACGATGAGCGGCACAGTGCCGCGGACAGTACCGGGGGGACGAACCGCATCTGTAGAACTTTCCTCCGAATTGTGCCGCGTCGTCCCCGCACTTACGCAACGACGGAGGAAGCGCCATGAGTTTCGGCGACCCGAACAACCCCTACGGGCAGCCGCCCCAGCAGCCTCCGGCCGCTCCCGGCTACGGCTACCCGCAACAGGCCCCGCCCGGCGTCCCGCCGCAGGGTTACGGCTACCCGCAGCAGCCGGGGTACCCCGGCTACCCGGGCGGCAACCAAATGCCGCAGTCGATGCCGGGGCTTCTCGTTACGGCCCGTGTCTTCCTGTTCATCATCTCGGCGGTGCAAATCATCATGGGCCTCGCCTGGTTGTACGTGGCGGCCATCGCCAACGACGTGTCGGACGCGGCGGACGACCTGAGCTCCTCGTCGGACGACCCGTTCAGCGCGATCGGCGAGGGCGGTAACGTCGCGGCCGGGATGCTGGCGTTCATCGCGTTCATCGTGCTGGGCCTCGCCGCGCTGTCCATCATCCTCGGCGTGAAGTTCAACAAGGGCGGCCAGGGCATCCGGATCACCACCGTCGTCTACGGCGCACTCGGCACGATTGTCGGGCTCATTCTCCTGTTCATCGGCCTCGACTCCGGTCTGGCCACGACAATCATCTTCCCGCTCATCTGGGTCACCTTCGGCGCCATCATCACGGCGGCTCCGGTCGTGTCCAGCGGCACCGCCTGGTTCGCCCGACCGCGCTACTGAGTCCCCGAACGACACGTTCACGCCATTCACGCCGAGGGCCGTGTTTCACCCTGCCGAGGGTGACACGGCCCTGCCGCGTCGTCCTACCCTGATCCCGTACCGCGTACGGGACTTGAAACGGGGAGCGGGACGGGGAGAACGGCCTTGTACAGCATCATCGTGGTACCTCCGCCGACCACGGAGGACGAACACAGCGACGCGTACGGCGACACGCAAAGCGGTACGCACAGCGGCACGTACGGCGACCGGCGCACCAGCACCCAGCTGCGGCTCGCGCCCGGAGAGCGACTGGCCTTCGGCCGTTCCGCGGCCGACAACGGACTTGCGATCGCACACGAGGGCGTCTCCCGGAAAGCCGGGGAGATCACCGCGCAGGGCGCCTTCTGGGTACTGAGCAACCTCTCGGCCCACCAGACGTACGTGGTGGAGAACCCGGAGGGCGCGGGCGAGCACATCAAGGTCGGACCGGGCAGGCTGGACGCGCCGGTCCCCTTCGAGTTCTCCCGGATCGTGCTCCCGGCGGCGGGCGACCTGCTGCACATCGAGGTGTGGGCACCCCGTCACGACTATCTGCGCTCCCCGGAGGGCATGGACGGGGCGACGACCGCGCCCGCGTTCTCCGTCGACCGCACCAAGCGGTACTTCGCGGTCCTGGCCGCCCTCTGCGAGCCCCGGCTGCGCGGCGAACCGCACGCCCCGCTGCCCACGGTCGACCAGGTCGTGGCGCGGCTGCGCCCCAACTGGCCTGCCGCGGCCCGCACTTCGGTCCAGTGGAACATCGACTACCTCGCCGTGAAACTGCGTCTCAAGCCGGGCCCCGACACGGCGGACACCGGCCCGCGCCTCAACGGCAAGAAGGAGTCCCTGGTCTCCCTGGCCCTGCGCTTCGATCTCGTACGGGAGGACGACCTGCTCGTCCTGACGGAGCCGGCGAGCCGGACGGCCCGGTGACCGGGGCGTACGCGGTCACGGTGCCCAAGGGGTACCGGGTGGGGTCCTGGGAGGTGCGGGAGCCGATCGCCACCGGCGCGTTCGGCAGCGTGTACGAGGCCCGGTCCACCGGCGCCGACGAGGACCTGCCGAAGTCGGCCGCGCTGAAGTTCCTGCCCACCGGCACCGGTACGCCCCGTCAGCTGACGCATCTGCGTGAACTCGCCGAGCGCGAGATCGAGTTGCACCGCAGGCTCAGGCGCCCGCGGCTCATCCGGATGTACGAGACCCTCACCGTCGACGACCCCGGCCGCCCCGGCCTCGACGGCGCCACCGTCCTCGTACTGGAGCGCGCGGAGGGCTCGCTCGCCGCGCTGCTTGCCCGCTCCCCGCGTCCGCCGCACGGCCCCGCGCTGCTCGCGCAGATCTGCGAGGGCCTGGCGCAGCTGCACCGAGCGGGCTGGGTGCACGGCGACCTCAAGCCCGCCAACGTGCTGCTGATGAAGGACGGTTCGGCCCGGCTCGCCGACTTCAACATGGCCGCCGAACTGGAGGGCACCCACGCCTACACCGCCGCCTTCGCCACCCCCGACTACACCCCGCCCGAACTCCTCTGGGCCGAGATCGGCGAACGCGGCCGCCAGATCAGGCCCTCGGCCGACGTCTGGGCCTTCGGCGTCCTCGCCCACCTCGTGCTCACCGACACGTTCCCGCTGCCGGGCGGCACCCCTACAACCCGCCGGGACGCGGCGGTCCGCTACGCACGCGGCACCGATGAGCTCCGGCTGTCCCCCCAACTCCCGGACGCCTGGCGGGAGATCGTACGGAACTGTCTGGCCCGTACGCACACGGAACGGATCTCCGGCGAGACGCTGCTGCGACAGGTGGAGGCGGCGGCCGGCACCGGCCGGTCCCCCCGTCCGCCGAGGCTGCGCGCGTGGCGCGGACGCCGCCCGAGGCTCGTCCTGGCCGCCGCGGCGGCCACGGTCGCCGTCTCGGCGCTCGCGTACGGCATCACCGCCTGGGCGGGCGACAGCGCGGACGGCACGGAGGAGGGCGGGGGCCGCGCTCCCGCGACCGAGAAGGTCGTCCAGGCCTCCTACGGCGACGGCGAACTCCGTACCGGCAAGGGCGTACCGGCCGTCTACCGGCCGCTGATCGTGGACTCCGCGCACGAGTGTGTGCAGGAGGACGTCACGCCCGCACTCCTCGCCGCCATGCTGAAGGTGGAGAGCGATTTCGACCCCGATCTGTCCGATCCCGCCGCGAACGAGTACGGAATCGCCCGCTGGACCCCGCGCGTGCTGCGCTGGTGGATCCGGTCCGACGGCACCACCCCCAAGGCCATCCCCGAGCCCCCGTTCTCGCCCGCCGAGTCCATTCCGGCCATGAGCCGCTACCTGTGCTGGATCGCGCCCCGTATCGACGCCAAGCTCACCGGCGACCACCGGGTGCTGATCGCGGCCGCCTACCGGACGTCGTTCGAGAAGGTGAACGACGCGGCCGGCGTTCCCCCGAAGTACCACGACTACGCCGCCCGCGTCGCTCACTACCTCAAGGAATACACGCCTCCGGGGAAGAAGTGACCCTGAGACTTCCGAGGTACCGCTCAGGGCTCTTCCCTGGGGCGACTGGTGGGTCGTGCCGCTATGACTTGCCTCCGGTAACTCCCGATAGCCTGGCCGACCCCCCTGACTCCCTTTAGCCTGGCCATCGTTGGGGGCAGGGGTAAGGGGAGACGACTCCATGTACAGCGTCATCGTGGTACCGCCGGGGGGCACTGGATCAGGCGACCAGATCCATCTCTCGGCGGGCGAGAAGCTCGTCTTCGGCAGGTCCGCGCGGGAGGGCGGTCTGACGATCGCCCACGAAGGAGTGTCCAGGGTCGCCGGTGAGATCACCGCGCACCGGGCCTTCTGGATCCTGAGCAACCTCAGCCAGGACCAGACGTACGTGGTGGAGAACCCGGAGGGCGCGGGCGAGCACATCAAGGTCGCGCCGGGCCGCCTGGACGCGCCCGTGTCGTTCGAGTTCTCGCGCGTGGTGCTGCCCGCGGCGGGTGAGCTGCTCAGCTTCGACGTGTGGGCGCCGCGCCACACGTACAGCCGTACGGCTCATCCCGGGGTCTCCGGCGCCACCACGGCCGCGGCGTTCTCGCTCGACCGCACCAAGCGGTACTTCGCGGTGCTGGCCGCCCTGTGCGAGCCCCGGTTACGGGGCGAACCGCACGCCCCGCTCGCCACGAGCGACCAGCTCGTGGAGCGGCTGCGGCCCTCCTGGCCCGCGGCGAGCCGCTCGTCCGTGTACTGGAACATCGACTACCTGGCGGTCAAACTGCGCCTGAGACCCGGCCCTGACACGGCGGAACCCGGCCCGCGCCTCTACGGCAAGAAGGAGTCACTGGTCTCGCTCGCGCTCCGCTTCGACCTCGTACGGGAGGACGATCTCGTCGTCCTGGCGCCGGCCCCGCGGGAGGCGGAGCAGTGAGTGGCGCGGCGAGCGACGCACCGAACGGACGTTCCTACGCCGTCTCCGTTCCGAAGGGCTACCGGGTGGGCCCCTGGGAGGTGCGCGAGCCGATCGCGTCCGGCGCGTTCGGCAGCGTGTACGCGGCCCGGCGGGCCGGGGGCGGGGGCGGGGACAGAGGTGGGGCAGGTGACGGGGATGTGGCCGGAGCGCGGACCACGCAACAGGCCGGGAAGGGGGCCGGGAAAAGGTCCCGAAAGGGGGCCGGGGAACGGGCCGGGAAGGGAGCCGGTGACGGGGCCGCCGAGAAGACCGTCGCCGTCGGCGGTTCCGCCGTCGTGGGCTCCGCCGTCGCCGACGGCGGAACCGGCCCGCTGCCCCGGCACGCCGCGCTGAAGTTCCTGCCGACCGGTACCCGCACCCCGCGCCAGCTGCACCACCTGCGTGAACTGGCCGACCGTGAACAGGAGTTGCTGAAGCGGCTGCGCTCACCACGCCTGATCCGGATGTACGAGGCGCTGACGGTCGACGACCCGGAGCACCCCGAACTCGACGGCGCCACCGTCCTCGTACTGGAACGGGCGGAAGGCTCGATGGACGCGCTCCTCGACCGGTCCGCCACCCCGGGATCCGGGCCCGCCCTGCTGGCCCAGGTCTGCGAGGGCCTGCACCAGCTGCACCACGCCGGCTGGGTGCACGGCGACCTCAAACCCGCCAACATCCTGCTGATGAAGGACGGTTCGGCGCGTCTCGGCGACTTCAACCTGGCGGCGGAACTGGAGGGCACCCACGCCTACTCCCCCGCATTCTCCACCCCCGACTACACACCACCGGAACTCCTCTGGGCCGAGATCGGCGTACGCGGCCAGCAGATCCGCCCGACCGCCGACATCTGGGCCTTCGGTGTACTGGCCCACCTGGTCCTGACGGGCTCCCTGCCCCTGCCGGGCGCCACGGCCGAGGCCCGCCGCGACGCGGTGGTGCGGTACGCGCGGGGGACCGACGAGCTCCGTCTGTCCCCCGAACTCCCGCCGGACTGGCGGGAGATCATCACCGACTGCCTGGCCCCTACGCACGCGGAGCGCGCCCCGTACGACGCGGCCTCGCTGCTGCGCCGGGTGGAGCAGGTCGCGGGGACGGCCCGTTCGGCCCGCCTGCCGAGGCTGCGGCCCCGCCGGTGGCGCCGCCCCGTCCTGGCGGCCGCGGTCGCGGTGGCGGTGCTGAGCGCGGCGACGGTGACGGTGACGTACGCCCTGCGGGACTCGGACACGGTGGTCGCCGCGCCGCCCACCTGCGAGAAGCCCGCGGTGTACGAGGACAGCACCTACGGCCGCGGCTATACCGCGGGTTGGAGCGGCACGTGGGACTTCGCCATCAAGCAGGGCGAGGGTGGCAGCCAGGTCAGAGAGCTCCAGTGCCTGCTCAAGCACCTTCACGGCTTCACCGGAATCGGAGTGGACGGCGAATTCGGCCCGCTGACCGACGCGGCCGTCGTGGCCTTCCAGAAGCGGGAGGGCCTGTCGGCGGACGGAGAGGTGGGCCCGAACACGTGGCGCGCCCTGCGTACCAGGGACTGAAGCCGACTTTCCGGGTCGACCCTGAAAGGTTCTAGGTACCGCTCTCCCGGCACTCCCGCCACAGTGATGACACGCCGCCACGGGGGACGGCGCGGTCGGACGGGGGAGTGGGAAACAGCATGGGGCGAGCACTCGCATTCGCTTCCGGGTGCCTGGCCGCGGTGATCGTGACGTTCACCGCGGCCGGCTGCACCACGAGCGCCGAAGCCGGTTCCCAGAGGAAGGGCCAGAGCGAGAGCAAGAGCCGGGGTCAGGCACGGGAGCTGACCGACGCCGAGCAGGTCCTGCTCCAGCGCGCGGAAGCACTGCTGGTCAAGAAGTGCATGGAGGCGGAGGGCTTCAAGTACTGGCTGGGGTGGCTGCCCACCGTCGACGACCTCAAGGGCGGCGGCTACGTGCTCACCGACGTCGGCTGGGCGAAGAAGCACGGCTACGGCAGTCGGCTCAAGGACAAGCTCCAGGACGTCCAACGCGACGATCCGAACTCCGCGTACGCCAACGCGCTCCCGAAGGAAGAGCGCGTCCGCTACAGCAAGACGCTCGAAGGCGGCCCCTCCAGCGGCATGCTGACCGCCGAACTGCCCGCCGGCGGCACCGTCCAGACCCCCCGCGACAGCTGCCAGGCCGATGCCAAGGGCCGGCTCTACGGAAACTTCGAGACCTGGTTCCGGGCCGAGAAGACGGCCACGAACCTGTCCGCCCTGTACGTGCCGGACCTCATCAAGGACAAACGCTTCGTGAACGCGGTCAAGGACTGGTCGGCGTGTATGCGCGAGGCGGGCCACGACTACGCCGATCCACCAGAGATTCGCGAGCGGTTGTCGAAGGTCACCAAGGGGCTGAGCACCGAGAAGGCGTTCGCCGCCGAGGTGGACCTGGCGGTCGCCGAGGCCACCTGCGCAACCGAAACACCTCTGGCCGACACGGCACGCACACTGCAGACCGAGTACCGCGACAAGAAGCTCCAGCGGTACGGCGACGACATCGCCACCTATCAGCGCATGCGGCTCGACGCGCTGGCCCGGGCCGAGGACATCACCGGCTCGACGGCCTGAGGCCGCACCTTCAGCCCGGCTCCCCGGGCTCCCCACACTTCCGCGACGTCGGCGCCGTCCGGCACCACGCCTGCGGAACACCAGCACGACCACCTGCACGACCACCTGCACCAAAACCATCAGAACAAGGAGCAATCCACCATGCGTAAAATCCTGGCCACTGCCGCCACTCTCGGTCTCGCGGGTCTCGGAGTGCTCGTCCCCGTCACCGGCGCCCAGGCCGCCACGCCCTGCGACAACGCATATAGCAGCGCCTCGTCCGGCTACTTCTACGCCTACGCCAACGACAACTGCAGCGGATACCTCGGCAGTGCCTCGGGCGTGGACTCGAACTGGGGCAACGACCAGGGCTCGTTCCAGGGCAGTGACACCAACAACGCGGAGTCCATCCTGCACAAGGGCACGTCCGGCCTGGCCGTCCAGGTCTTCAACGGGACGGGCGACGACTGGGCGGGCGGCCACACCTGCATCAAGAAGACCGAGTTCTACATGAGCAGCCTCAACGGGTTCTCGTTCACCAGCGGTTACGACGTGGACAACGAGATCAGCTCCCACCGCTGGGTGGCGGAAGGCTCGTGCGGCAAGTTCCTGGACTCCTGAGCCGACCGGATCCCCGCGCGGTTGACCCGCGCACCGTACGTGCAAGGCGCCCGGCCGGGAATTCCCGGCCGGGCGCCTTGCACGTACGGGACCGCGGGGCGTACAGGGCCCCGGGGCATACGGGTCCGCGACGGCCTCGTCAGTGGAAGAAGTGCCGCGTCCCCGTGAAGTACATCGTCACGCCCGCCTTCTTCGCGGCGTCGACGACCAGCTCGTCGCGGACCGAACCGCCGGGCTGGACCACGGCCTTGACGCCGGCGTCGGTGAGGATCTCCAGGCCGTCGGGGAAGGGGAAGAAGGCGTCCGAGGCGGCGAAGGAACCCCGGGCCCGCTCGGCGCCCGCGCGCTCGACGGCGAGCTTGGCGGAGTCGACGCGGTTGACCTGGCCCATGCCGACGCCGACGGAGGCGCCGTCCTTGGCGAGGAGGATCGCGTTGGACTTCACCGCACGGCAGGCCCGCCAGGCGAAGGCCAGTTCGGCCAGCTCGCCCTCGGAGAGGGGCTCGCCGGTCGCCAGGGTCCAGGAGGACGGGTTGTCGCCGTCGGCCTGGAGGCGGTCGGTGACCTGGAGGAGGCGGCCGCCATCGATCTGCTTGACCTCGACCGGCGCGGCCGGGCCCTGGTGGGCGCGGAGCACGCGGATGTTCTTCTTCTTGGTGAGGGCCTCCAGCGCACCGTCCTCGTACTCGGGCGCGACGATGACCTCGGTGAAGATCTCGGCGACCTGCTCCGCCATCTCCTTCGAGACGGGACGGTTGACGGCGATCACGCCGCCGTACGCCGACACCGGGTCGCAGGCGTGCGCCTTGCGGTGCGCCTCGGCGACGTTCGCGCCGATCGCGACGCCGCACGGGTTGGCGTGCTTGATGATCGCGACACAGGGCTCGTCGTGGTCGTACGCGGCACGGCGCGCGGCGTCCGTGTCCGTGTAGTTGTTGTACGACATCTCCTTGCCGTGCAGCTGCTCGGCGTCGGCCAGGCCGCCCCCCGCGGCGGAGCCGCTATTGGATGCAGTGTCGACGTACAGCGCGGCGCCCTGGTGCGGGTTCTCGCCGTACCGCAGGGTGCTGCGCTTCTCGAAGGTCGCGCCGATGAAGTCGGGGAAGTCCGACTCGTCGGCGGGCGCGTACGAGCTCGCGAACCAGGAGGCGACGGCGACGTCGTACGCGGCTGTGTGCTGGAACGCCTCGGCGGCGAGCCGCTTGCGGGCGTGCAGGTCGAACCCGCCGTCGCGAGCGGCGGACAGCACGTCGGCGTACCGCTCGGGGCTGGTGACCACGGCCACGGACGGGTGGTTCTTGGCGGCGGCGCGGACCATCGAGGGGCCGCCGATGTCGATCTGCTCGACGCACTCGTCGGGCGTGGCCCCCGAGGCGACGGTCTCGCGGAACGGGTAGAGGTTCACGACGACCAGCTGGAACGGCTCCACCCCCAGCTCGCCGAGCTGCTCGCGGTGGGACTCCAGACGCAGGTCGGCGAGGATGCCCGCGTGCACACGCGGGTGCAGCGTCTTGACCCGGCCGTCCAGGCACTCGGGGAAGCCGGTGAGCTCCTCGACCTTGGTGACCGGGACTCCGGCGGCAGCGATCTTCGCGGCGGTGGAGCCGGTGGAGACCAGCTCGACACCGGCAGCGTGCAGGCCGCGGGCGAGCTCTTCAAGACCGGTCTTGTCGTAGACGCTGATGAGCGCGCGGCGGATGACCCGCTTGGTGCCCTGCGCGCCCTGCGCGCCCTGCGAACCCTGAGTGCCCTGCGTACCTTCGGCGGTCACGGGATAAATACCTTTCGTCCCTCAATGCGATAGCCGTTGCGGGCGAGCCGCCCCACGACATCGACGAGCAGCCTTCGCTCGACTTCCTTGATGCGCTCGTGCAGAGCGCTTTCGTCGTCCTCGTCCCGGACCTCGACCACGCCCTGGGCGATGATCGGGCCGGTGTCGACGCCGTCGTCGACGAAGTGGACGGTGCACCCGGTCACCCGCGCGCCGTACGCGAGAGCGTCGCGAACGCCGTGCGCCCCCGGGAAACTCGGCAGCAGCGCGGGATGGGTGTTCACGAACCGGCCACCGAAGCGGGCCAGGAACTCCTTGCCCACGATCTTCATGAACCCGGCCGAGACAACGAGATCCGGCTCGTACGCGGCGGTCGCCTCGGCCAGTGCCCTGTCCCACTCGTCGCGCGTGGCGTGGTCCTTCACCCGGCACACGAAGGTGGGAAGCCCGACGCGCTCGGCGCGCTCCAGGCCCGCGATGTTCTCGCGGTCGGCGCCGACCGCGACGATCTCGGCTCCGTAGGCGGCCGACCCCGCCGACGCGATCGCGTCGAGGAGAGCCTGCAGATTCGTACCTGATCCGGAGACCAGCACGACGAGGCGCTTGGCCTTGGCCACGACGGGGCCCTTTCTCGGGGAGTTCTGGGGGTTCTGTACGTTCTGGGCGTTCTCGGGGGGTCTCGGGAGAGAGAGTGTGTCTACGGTCGGCATTTGTACGGTCGTACGAATGCTTCGCGCCCCCGGATACGGGGAAGTCTACGAAGCGGCCGACCGTCAGCAACGATACCGGCACTCCGGGCGGCCCCCACGGGACGGGGGCGTGGCCGGAAGGTAGCGTCTGGGGAGGATCCGCCCGGTGAACACGGTCCGCGCAGGGGAACGCCTTGTGCGTACGGGACGTTGACCAGGGACGGGTACGAACGCTTGGGCGCGAGCCCCGGACACGTAACCAGCTCTGTGGACACGTTGCCGCCAGAGACCATCAAGGGGAAGACGCACACCTGATGCCGGACCGCAGTCTCCGACTCCCTCCGCTCCTGCTGCGCGAGCGGCGCCCCTCTCCCACTCCGCCACGGGAGGGCGACGACGTGCCCGAGGGCGGCGGGCAGGGCTCCTCGGGCCGCCAAGGCTCCGCTGGTGGGCAGGGCTCCTCGGGCGGCCAGAGCGGCTCCGGTACTCCGAGCGGCTCTGGTGCATCGGGGGGCTCCGGCACTTCGGGTGGCTCTGGCGGCGCGCCCGCTTCCGGGCAGCGGCCCGAGCCGCCGCAGTCTCCTGCCCCTCCTGCCCCTCCTGCTCCTCCCGCCACTCCTGCCACTCCTGCCACTCCTGCCGACGACAATCCCTTCGCTCCGCCGCCGGAGGGCACGCCCGATCGGCCGTGGCAGCCGCGGCGGCCCGCGGGCGGGCAGGGCGACGGCCAGGACGGCGGGGGCGAGGGCGACGGCTCCCCCTGGGGCAGCCAGTGGAGCGACCGGCAGCCGGGACCCGCGCAGGGCGGCCGCTTCGGTGACCGGCCCGGTGCCAACGGCGGTTCCAACGGCGGCGGTTCCGGCGGCGGCCCGAGCGGTCCGGAAGGGTCCGGCGGCCCGGGCCCCGGTATGCGCTGGGACCCGTCGGACCCGGCCCAGCGCCGCGCCCGGTACGCGCTCCTGTCCGGCATGTGGGCGTTCTTCTTCTCCCTCTTCAACTGGCCGTACGTGGCACTCCTGCTCGGCGCGCTGGCTCTGTACTGGGCGATCAGCGCCCTGCGCAGCAAGCCGCGTACGCCGGATCCGGACACCCCGGCGCCGGCCTCCTCGGGCACCAGGCCCCAGACCACGGCGGCGATCAGCGGCCTGGTCACGGCGTCCCTGGCGCTCGCCATGGTCGCGGCCACGTTCACGGCACAGCTCGTGTACCGCGACTACTACACGTGCGTGAACGACTCGCTCACGAACACGGCCAAGAAGTCCTGCGACAAGCTGCTGCCGGAGGAGCTGCGGGGACTGCTGGGGACACAGAACTGACGGGTCCCCTCCGTACAGGTCTCCTCCGTACAGGTCTCCTCCGTACAGGTCTCCTCCGTACAGGTCTCCTCCGTACGGGTGGCCCGCGAGTCGGCAGGGTTATGGCCGGGGGCAGCCGAAGACAGCCGAAGACAGCCAACTGCAGGCCGTGGGTTGACTTCGAGTGCGCTTCAAAATCCATGCTCCTCTCAACGTCCGCCGCTCGGCGGGCCGTAAGGGGAGGACACCCGCATGCGCTACCGCACGATCGGCACGGCCCCGGAGACCCGCCGTGAGGTGAGCGTCCTCAGCCTCGGCGCGATGCTGTTCGGCACGGTCACGGACGAGGCGACCTCGTTCGCGATCCTCGACCGTTTCGTCGAGGCGGGCGGCACGTTCATCGACACGTCCGACAACTACGCGTTCTGGGCCAACGGTACGCAGGGCGGTGAGAGCGAGGCCCTGCTCGGCCGCTGGCGGCGCAGCCGTGGCATCGGCGACGAGATAGTCATCGCCACGAAGCTGGGCGCACGGCCGCTCGCCCCGGGCACGAGCTACCTCGACAACCCGGAGGGCCTGTCCGCCAAGGCCATCCGCGAGGCGGCGGAGGGCAGCCGCGAACGGCTCGGCGTCGCGAAACTGGACCTTCTGTACGCCCACATCGAGGACACGGCCGTGTCCCTGCGGGAGACCGTCGAGGGCTTCGCCGAACTAGTCGCCGAGGGCACGGTCGGGCTGCTCGGCGCCAGCAACCACTGGACCTGGCGCCTGGAGCGGGCGCGGAACCTCGCCGCGGCGGCCGGCCTGCCCGGCTACGAGGTCCTCCAGTACCAGCACAGCTATCTGCGCAAGCGCGCCGACCTGCCCAGCCGGCTCTCGCCGGACGGCGACCAGGGTGTGACCGGCGGTCACCTGCTCAGCTATCTGCGCGCCGACCCGTCCCTCACGCTCGTCGCCTACACCCCGCTCCTGTCCGGCCGTTACGTCCGCGAGGACAAGCCGCTCGGTCCCGAGTTCGACCACGCGGGCACCCCGGCCCGGCTGGCCGCACTCCGCTCGGTCGCCGAGGAGACCGGCGCGACCGTCAACCAGGTGGTCCTGTCGTGGCTGATCGGCGGCGAGATCCCGGCGATCCCTCTCGTCGGCTGCTCCTCACTGGCCCAGCTGAACGAGAACCTGGCAGCGGTGGACCTGGAACTGACGGCGGAACAGCGGGCCCGGCTGGACGCGGCCCGCTGACCCTGTTCAGCCCGTTCGATCCCCTCGGTCCCTTCCATTCAGGGGATCG from Streptomyces sp. NBC_00878 harbors:
- a CDS encoding aldo/keto reductase is translated as MRYRTIGTAPETRREVSVLSLGAMLFGTVTDEATSFAILDRFVEAGGTFIDTSDNYAFWANGTQGGESEALLGRWRRSRGIGDEIVIATKLGARPLAPGTSYLDNPEGLSAKAIREAAEGSRERLGVAKLDLLYAHIEDTAVSLRETVEGFAELVAEGTVGLLGASNHWTWRLERARNLAAAAGLPGYEVLQYQHSYLRKRADLPSRLSPDGDQGVTGGHLLSYLRADPSLTLVAYTPLLSGRYVREDKPLGPEFDHAGTPARLAALRSVAEETGATVNQVVLSWLIGGEIPAIPLVGCSSLAQLNENLAAVDLELTAEQRARLDAAR
- the purN gene encoding phosphoribosylglycinamide formyltransferase; the encoded protein is MAKAKRLVVLVSGSGTNLQALLDAIASAGSAAYGAEIVAVGADRENIAGLERAERVGLPTFVCRVKDHATRDEWDRALAEATAAYEPDLVVSAGFMKIVGKEFLARFGGRFVNTHPALLPSFPGAHGVRDALAYGARVTGCTVHFVDDGVDTGPIIAQGVVEVRDEDDESALHERIKEVERRLLVDVVGRLARNGYRIEGRKVFIP
- a CDS encoding FHA domain-containing protein, with translation MYSIIVVPPPTTEDEHSDAYGDTQSGTHSGTYGDRRTSTQLRLAPGERLAFGRSAADNGLAIAHEGVSRKAGEITAQGAFWVLSNLSAHQTYVVENPEGAGEHIKVGPGRLDAPVPFEFSRIVLPAAGDLLHIEVWAPRHDYLRSPEGMDGATTAPAFSVDRTKRYFAVLAALCEPRLRGEPHAPLPTVDQVVARLRPNWPAAARTSVQWNIDYLAVKLRLKPGPDTADTGPRLNGKKESLVSLALRFDLVREDDLLVLTEPASRTAR
- a CDS encoding FHA domain-containing protein, which produces MYSVIVVPPGGTGSGDQIHLSAGEKLVFGRSAREGGLTIAHEGVSRVAGEITAHRAFWILSNLSQDQTYVVENPEGAGEHIKVAPGRLDAPVSFEFSRVVLPAAGELLSFDVWAPRHTYSRTAHPGVSGATTAAAFSLDRTKRYFAVLAALCEPRLRGEPHAPLATSDQLVERLRPSWPAASRSSVYWNIDYLAVKLRLRPGPDTAEPGPRLYGKKESLVSLALRFDLVREDDLVVLAPAPREAEQ
- a CDS encoding serine/threonine-protein kinase gives rise to the protein MTGAYAVTVPKGYRVGSWEVREPIATGAFGSVYEARSTGADEDLPKSAALKFLPTGTGTPRQLTHLRELAEREIELHRRLRRPRLIRMYETLTVDDPGRPGLDGATVLVLERAEGSLAALLARSPRPPHGPALLAQICEGLAQLHRAGWVHGDLKPANVLLMKDGSARLADFNMAAELEGTHAYTAAFATPDYTPPELLWAEIGERGRQIRPSADVWAFGVLAHLVLTDTFPLPGGTPTTRRDAAVRYARGTDELRLSPQLPDAWREIVRNCLARTHTERISGETLLRQVEAAAGTGRSPRPPRLRAWRGRRPRLVLAAAAATVAVSALAYGITAWAGDSADGTEEGGGRAPATEKVVQASYGDGELRTGKGVPAVYRPLIVDSAHECVQEDVTPALLAAMLKVESDFDPDLSDPAANEYGIARWTPRVLRWWIRSDGTTPKAIPEPPFSPAESIPAMSRYLCWIAPRIDAKLTGDHRVLIAAAYRTSFEKVNDAAGVPPKYHDYAARVAHYLKEYTPPGKK
- the purH gene encoding bifunctional phosphoribosylaminoimidazolecarboxamide formyltransferase/IMP cyclohydrolase, with product MRRALISVYDKTGLEELARGLHAAGVELVSTGSTAAKIAAAGVPVTKVEELTGFPECLDGRVKTLHPRVHAGILADLRLESHREQLGELGVEPFQLVVVNLYPFRETVASGATPDECVEQIDIGGPSMVRAAAKNHPSVAVVTSPERYADVLSAARDGGFDLHARKRLAAEAFQHTAAYDVAVASWFASSYAPADESDFPDFIGATFEKRSTLRYGENPHQGAALYVDTASNSGSAAGGGLADAEQLHGKEMSYNNYTDTDAARRAAYDHDEPCVAIIKHANPCGVAIGANVAEAHRKAHACDPVSAYGGVIAVNRPVSKEMAEQVAEIFTEVIVAPEYEDGALEALTKKKNIRVLRAHQGPAAPVEVKQIDGGRLLQVTDRLQADGDNPSSWTLATGEPLSEGELAELAFAWRACRAVKSNAILLAKDGASVGVGMGQVNRVDSAKLAVERAGAERARGSFAASDAFFPFPDGLEILTDAGVKAVVQPGGSVRDELVVDAAKKAGVTMYFTGTRHFFH
- a CDS encoding protein kinase — its product is MSGAASDAPNGRSYAVSVPKGYRVGPWEVREPIASGAFGSVYAARRAGGGGGDRGGAGDGDVAGARTTQQAGKGAGKRSRKGAGERAGKGAGDGAAEKTVAVGGSAVVGSAVADGGTGPLPRHAALKFLPTGTRTPRQLHHLRELADREQELLKRLRSPRLIRMYEALTVDDPEHPELDGATVLVLERAEGSMDALLDRSATPGSGPALLAQVCEGLHQLHHAGWVHGDLKPANILLMKDGSARLGDFNLAAELEGTHAYSPAFSTPDYTPPELLWAEIGVRGQQIRPTADIWAFGVLAHLVLTGSLPLPGATAEARRDAVVRYARGTDELRLSPELPPDWREIITDCLAPTHAERAPYDAASLLRRVEQVAGTARSARLPRLRPRRWRRPVLAAAVAVAVLSAATVTVTYALRDSDTVVAAPPTCEKPAVYEDSTYGRGYTAGWSGTWDFAIKQGEGGSQVRELQCLLKHLHGFTGIGVDGEFGPLTDAAVVAFQKREGLSADGEVGPNTWRALRTRD